One Faecalicatena sp. Marseille-Q4148 DNA window includes the following coding sequences:
- the rplI gene encoding 50S ribosomal protein L9, whose translation MKVILLEDVKSLGKKGEIVNVNDGYARNFILPKKLGLEANNKNLNDLKLQKSNEAKIAKEQLEAAQELGKNIEAGSVKLAIKTGEGGKTFGSVSSKEIAAAVKEQMGYEIDKKKIQLKEAIKTLGTHEVPVKLHAKVTAKLKVIVTEA comes from the coding sequence ATGAAAGTAATTTTATTAGAAGACGTAAAATCATTAGGGAAAAAAGGCGAGATTGTTAATGTAAATGACGGATACGCAAGAAACTTTATCTTACCGAAGAAACTCGGACTGGAAGCAAATAATAAAAATCTGAATGATCTGAAACTTCAGAAATCAAATGAAGCGAAGATTGCAAAAGAACAGCTAGAAGCAGCCCAGGAGCTTGGAAAGAATATCGAGGCAGGAAGTGTGAAGCTTGCGATTAAGACCGGAGAGGGCGGTAAGACATTTGGTTCTGTATCAAGCAAAGAAATTGCAGCAGCTGTAAAAGAGCAGATGGGATATGAAATCGACAAAAAGAAGATTCAGTTAAAAGAAGCGATCAAAACGCTTGGAACACATGAAGTTCCGGTAAAACTTCATGCTAAAGTGACAGCAAAGCTGAAAGTGATTGTAACAGAAGCCTAG